aagagcgaagcgttttttttttcaaagttttatcttattcatgagcaaaactcgtttgaaaatcaactatcaaccgctcttttaaaaatatgtgcattacgttacgttgccagcctctgaaagtggcagagatagccgggcggcacacgtatgacttgggcgatcacacattttaagcaacaacttgaatgggtgaccactctagtcagcgttggctaacgcgagggatctctgcacactaggagaggggtctaatgctccagtggtcgataaagaagagtttcttatcaatcactgtagacttaacccagctccgactgtactaacatgggttttctctgtggttttcccatgtTACTGTTCCAATAGCCGAGTGGTGAGGATCACCCTGATAGCCATCCAATCATAAAAGTTAACGTTAAATTGCAATCCAACTTTTATACAATCTAGGGCCGGAAATTGACTTTAACTTTTATCAAAATGTTGTAGTAAAAGTCTTGATGTGAACTTTTAGTGAAGTTGGACAAAATGAGTGAAAATACTCATTGATATGGCAGATTATCAGAATTTGTTGAATTTGTCTCTTTTTTACATCGGTAGGTAATTTATCGGTAAAAAAACGAAgcatagtaaaaattttttacggacaaaaaaatcaataatttatggtAAGACCGGGGAGTTGAACCCGAATCGGCTGGTTACGAATCAAGCTCactatcagatttttttttattcaagcgtttatttatttaaatcattgatacatagatataaaaataatacacagGTATAAACGTAAGActtgttacttaaaataaattgtctacCTGGCCCATACGGGCTCTCATAGAGGATAACATAaatgatatttcttaatacCTGATAAGCCGCAGGGGCTGTACATAGTGAAGTAAATAATACagtttttcttattcttattgtgttaaatacaTAAAGTGTTAATACATGATTTATACTAGTTAGCCTAGAAAAGaaacttgatttttataaaaaaggcTTACGTTATTAGAATAGTACATGAGAGACATTAAAtcaacaacaattaaaattaaaaaatataatataataatagaatagaacaagaagacaaaaaaaaagaggaAGCTATTAAAAGAGCTCACTATCAGATAAGCTATCTGAGGCACACATCGCGGACGTAGTTTTAGTCACTTATATTTGACACAATATTTCTATaatgtataaaatgtaaaattgtatttgcaattatgaatataaagtgagtgaattgaattaatttaatagtttttggTTTTTAGCTATGACATTGAAGTTAGCAATCACTTGactattttgtaatttttttttaacaaataaatttgttccaaaaaattatttataaaaaattgcatttttaatttttataaatttctacatgtcaatttttctttctaattattttttaccataatttacttgttaaaaaaaattcctaaaattatcaaatgtcagctaaattaattttcatctttaGCTTTAAACATGTAAAGAAATGTTGTAATATAGAAATACTCTGAAACcgttcataaaattatttacaaagcattaaaatttttttttatcgtcctattattttttattaattttttataagaagtGATTGACAATTAACttgcaaaaaacttttttaaatcatgGTTTTCTAATCAACTTGAAGGTCCAAATAaagtaacattaatttttctatgaattttacagtaattttttattaaaaaatcattccaacttaacaataacttttttatagattaaaagtTGGTTAAGACTTAGATTAaaattgcggcagtagattaaTGTTAAGTTACTATACAACTTCAACACAAATTGTACATAACTTTTACTGTACAGGTTTTGGAGTGAACTTAAGGGAGTATTCTAgtttagaattttgaaaaaaatgaaaacatttttttttcataattcgaTAGTTtcgatattcaaaaatatctccctgaaaggatttttcaaaattcaaattgttGTCAGATTTCTGTTGCAAGAAATGTAACAAATGGAACAAAGTATTATACCATGAACAAGTTATATACAATTCTTAAGTCAGTTTCTTCTAACACGATCTTGTGCAAGGCACATATGTATATAGAGACTCTCGACACTAAGAGTCTTGCACAAAGCTCGGTAATAGGAATTTTGCTCAAACACGTGTTCCTTGGGTTCCTTCATTTAATCGATGAAAAAATTAGCAAATTCATGAATATTGATTCAAATTTAACGGAATAAACTTCCCGGATTTAACACccgttaaaaataattaaattctatcGGGAATACCTCAAAATGGAgcttttcattaaatttctttCTTCATTGTTTATGAGTGacaaaataagtaaaaatttttcattttagcGCAAATATATACTTTCAattgtataatattttatttattgtaccATCATCAATCAAATATAAGTATAATATTGGAATTgtgaatatatgaaataatGAAGCGGATATTAATTGctcagaaaaaatgaaattttattgaaatatcatCAATACATTGTacatattaatgaaaaaaagagAAAGAATAAGTCCAAATTTcagctaatttttttagcattACAATTCGTGTAAATTTAGTTGTATTTTCATTTTACACAAAACGGGATGGAGTAACTTTGTCAATTGGTTGAATTTTAACAAAGTTtccacaatttttcaattcacgTGAAATTGGGAACAAGTCCAATTCGTAATTATTATGTAGCCATTGTTTCAACCATTGTTCACTTGAAATTATTCCAGCCTCATTATCACAATCGAATGAAGTTGTTTGCCATTCAAATTGATCATTCTGATTAAGTACGATAGTAGTAGTATTCTTGAGATTATTCGCATCTCTAGTGACAATCAAGTATTTTGAATATGGACTCGAACTATCATCATCAATAGcaacactttttttgtcaataattattacgtcagcttcaataaatttaatatccaatTGTTTCGGGTAATCCGCATTAATGAATTCAAGAACAGAATTAAGATAAACGTTATTCTCTAATGAACCGCGAAATAAGACTATCGATGTTTGTACAGCAATATGCCAAACATCTATAAATGGATTATACATTAAAATACCATATTCGCGAACCAACCACATTTTAGCTTCAATTTCTGTTTGTATCGACTTAGCTTCCTTTGATTCGTTCCTCGATACATTGACTGCATATACAGCTGGGCTAAGACCAGAGAATGTAAATGGTATTCCCAGatcattaatgaaattatattcGTACAAGCTGTGATAAAACACATCATATAATGTAGTAACTTGGTTAGAAGTATTCAAAGTTCCATTATTTGATGGAGTGTCAAATGCCTTCAATACAGTGtcaatgtcattttttaagtttttccaTGATTGAGCGGTGTAATAGTCTGATAACACAGGTCgtgatttataaaataatacaataacCATATGAGAATCCGGCATTGCTGCCATAGCAGCTGGGAATTTCTTAATCAGTTCGATAATAAATGCCTGGGTAAAAGAGCCCTTTATTTTTACGACGTCATTGTTTAACAATGTCAATAAGTAATCCATGCCTTCAACATTCAAGTAAATctgaaacaaataaattataacctCAGTTATTACTTGCGCTATCAGCCCTTATGAAAGTATAATACAATGATGCTTTTGGTTTCAGTCTCAACAcactttaaagttaaaaaaaaaaaacgccatTTGGCCAAGCCCGACATGGATAAGGTAGATTTATTTAACGATGAtaggaaaattaatatttttcatattttcaaagccactgaagaaataaaaaaaacgttcaaaagtCAACAAATTATACATAGcttaaattaaagataattgTATAAAGGCCCTCGCCAGACAAGCCGGGGTAAAATGACCCTATTGCAattgggttaattttttttcctgaaATACCTTATACTGTAGACAACATCTCAGTCTAGTTTCAACTCTGAAATATCACgcgtttttgagtaaaaaatgaatattttgttttcaaatctATTATTCTCCGAATCtactaaataatattaaaaaaagtacttaTGGGTTTTAAGATATCACTAATTAGTAGTATTTCTAGAAAAATTCACTCGATAATCGGGTCAGTTGGTCATCGGTAAAAATGCGattatatttagaaaaaaaattttttttgtgccaAAATCGTATGATACGCATtagcttttttttaataaaaataaataagtttttaaaataagaataataataataataaatttttaaaataaaaataattaagtgaaCTTGAGATAAAATCAATACATTTAAGTTACATTTGAcggtaaaaatattatttcgaAAAGATTgacaaaactaaaaatttttcgaaaattaaaaaaattttctaacatCCTCAACTCCGAAACTAACTGGCCGCCCTGTTTAAgaatattcattgaaaaaaatttaaaaaaattcgctcAATGcaaattatatatctatagatatatacttagaaattaaaatcaattggaattattgaaaaaaatccaaatctCATGacagtgaatttttttcaatgaatatttttaaacagggcGATTTTTCTCATCTTCAAATTTGATAACTtgacaaaataaaacatattataacaaaattttcttcaaattccgacatgagaccggctacAATAACTagattcatatataaatttacttaaaaatactaataaaaaatttttacttacgCCCCAATTGGTGACAGTTTTATGTCCTTCGAAGAAAATTTGTTCAGCGTAAAATTGTTCAATGACGTTCTTCTCTTCATTGTAAATTAAGGAAAATCTTATCTTGAATCCATTTCCGTTGTCATCTACTGCATTGTGGGTCTGAGAAATTGACATTTTGTCGGATATTTTTTCAGGACTATCAATGAAACgccaaatttttaaagtgattTCTTTGAGTTGAGCCTCGGATGGATCAGATGAGACGGCTAAATCCCGAATTAATGAGCAATGGTAATTGTACAAGTGTTTACTATTCTCGTAAACTATAAACCAGTGAATACGAAGGACATCTGCCTCCGACTGAGCGTTATAAATAAGATATTCATACGCAGAAATGCGAAGCGTCGAAGGTAGAGTGTAATCAGCCATGATAGACCAGAATAAATCAGAACCAAAAGCATAGTCTGATTTCAACGATGTTTGGATTGCCCTCGATGCTAATAGCCGAATTCCATTTGGATTtggatttattttaacaacaCCCTTAACAATTGGTGCTAAGTAATTGCTATCGGCACCATTTAGTATATTGCCCAAAGCAAAGATgtaaatttgttgaaaatcataatttttctcaTCTGAAAAAATCATGTGATTATTGTTAcaactaaatttttagatatttcggtttaaatttattcaattgtttgttaaattacTTATAAGATGGTCGTAATACGCtttctgatattttttaagtgacTCGTTATTTTTGTTGCCAAAAGTTCTGGAAATTAAAGTTGAGTAAGAAAGAATGGCTGATTTACGGACTTTTGGATCGAGCGATTCATTGTCGAACAAAGTTTCCAATTCCATCAAAATCTCAGAGTGTTCACGAATATAGAACGGAAGTTTTACCAACAATTCCATCGCTGTAGAGTCACtgactaatttattttttacaagatCCTTAATGAAGAAGCTCGATGCTGCGGTTCCTATATGAGGCAAAATTCCTTTCAATAAGTCCCTAAAATTTAAGCATTATTATAAGTCAACTGTAATTACATAATCACAATGAATATTCtatcttataaataattaccctGCAGTATGTTCAGTTTGACTAGAAGCGTTCTTGAAACTATTAAAGATTTCTTCGAGTGATAAAATGTCAGCCTGATACAATAGCCTAAGGATTTTGTTTATAGTTTTTCCCTGTTCCCAGTTAAGTTCTTTAGcttcattttgatttttttcaatgtaatttGCAGCAATTATCAAcaattgtttgattttatctttaagatttttttggttGACATCATGACGTCCGCTAGTTAAATCCGAAGCTGTATTCTCCCCATAATTAGACTTTGATGATTCGTAAGTCCAGTCGTGAAACAATAgtgaattattgaaatcagCTATCAGTAATGAATTTTCACTTGATACAATTTCCTTGAGATTATATGttacactaaaaatttcaaaaaaaaaaaacaatcacaTTAGTTATATCATAAgattcttatttaattttttttttttttttattatttattagttcaCGCCTTACTTGATATGGATGTAGAAAGTATCATTCTCGTTGCGGAAAGGGCAGAAGTGGAATTGTCCAATAGAGTTAATTTCTTCGAGCGAGAAATTATCACCTTCTTTTTTAAGTCCATATAACATATGGCTAGCGGTGTTATAAATCGACTGAAATACATAGTAACTATGAAGacaagtttaaatatttaaacaggCTAGATATGTGCTGAgttgaattttataactacCTCATCTGAATTAGAAACTAGGGTATTGAATTTACTGCACTGGGATGGtgagtaaaatttcttaacaaaCACATCCTGAGTTTCATTGATCTCTGGGTGGTTAGCATCAATAATGTAATTAGTCGGACACTCTCCATAGATAGTTTTCTAATGAAGTAAATAATATAGCAAATATATCGTGTTACTAATGCTGAAAAGGCGTATCTCAAAATATACGCCTTTTGGATTTGAAgaaccaaaagggcgtataaattttttttttttctacaatcaACTAGGTAGGGAatgtataaaagtaaaaatctaGTTGAaaaacgcaaaaaaaaatatttttcaacgtAAACCCTTTGggctttaagaaaaaaatttattaaagccaaaagggcgaaTCTGAAAAAATAGTCAAAGTAGCTTCTAAGGAACTTAAAAAGTCGAGATCTAACGgaaaattcatttttggaagtGAGACTGAAAATActacacactgatagaaggatttcttagtatttaagaaatcatttcttaaacatcatttcttaatatttaaaaaatatttcttagtattttcttaaatactaaaaaatattataaatactaagaaatattataaatactaaaaaatatttcttaaatactaagaaatatttttttaatactaagaaatgatttcttaaatacaaagaaatcttcttaaatgctaagaaatccttctatcagtggcacagtaaaaattttgcatcattgcgtcaaaaattttaatgttaaaaatttttatgttaaatatttaacacttttatgtgtatatttaacataaaaatttttaacacaaaattttatttaaaattttttgaatgaattttcaccaaatatgaaaaattgaaaatttcaaaaaattgcactgtgttagtgatttaatttaacttccaaaaatcattttttcgtTAGATCTCGAAGTTTTGAGGTCTTCAGAAGCTACTTTgactattttttcatattcgCCCTTtgagatttaataatttttttttcttaaagccAGAAAGGCGTaggtcgaaaaaaatttttttcaaccagatttatacttttattcaCTCCCAAGTtaatttgaaaacaaaaaatttttttacgcccttttggcattatTAGATAggaaactttaatttttaataattgcatTTAACAATGTATACCTCTGAAGCGCTGTACACTTGAATcttctctggtgaattaatTGAAGCGTTATTAAAACTCAATTGAAGAATTGAAGCCCACgcaaatttaatgtttttggACCACGCTGATTCTTCGCTAAGAAATTGCATGGATTTTAactgtagaaaattaaattaagattatagatatttgtttttgttgaactcttttaattagaaaattgtATCGTGATggcagaaatttatttttcacaattaaatatattattgaaaGGGAAGTTTTTACCCCTTTGTAATTATAGTgcaaaataattgatttttccaGATCTTTAGCGGCTTCAGGAATAGGCACGTAAAACGCAGGATTCTCAAGGTCAGCAGATCTTCCATTTTTGAGACCAATACTGACATTTTGAAGTCCTACCAATAGCGCTTCACTGTTGTACCGAGCAATGTAGAAGATTCCTTCAATTATATACTCAGAATCAGATTTAGCAGGCTCCAACGTTCCAGCCTTTAAGTCAGCATTGTATTtgtagtaataatattttccaTAAGAAAATAATGCtgaatcataaatattatataattagaGTGATAAAATAGCTTTTATAtgaaagttttgaaaattttagttttttatgatcaaaagttattgctaAGCATTTTACTTACATGGGAAACTTATTGCGTCATTATGATGTGCGCTCACAATAGCAAGACACCCAAGTATAgctgagaagaaaaaaacaacatttttacattttttaatgagaGGATTATTGATGATAGTAAGAGTATTgctgataattttattgaattttttagtaatgtTGGAGTTGAATTAGCTAATAAGATTAATATTAAACCAATTAATGCcgataattttgttaaaaataacagCAAGAGTCTCTTTTTATTGTCCACAGACTCAtttgaaattaagaaaactATATTAAACTTGAAAGATAAATCTGGTGGCGTTGATGGTATCAGTAGCAAAATCTTAAAGATTTTAGTCAACGAAATTTCCCTTCCActagtaaatattttcaataaatgtaTAAGTTTGGCGATATGGCcagattcattaaaaaaaaagctgatataattcctttatttaaaaatggaaataaacACCTAACAACTAATTACAGACCAATCTCACTGATATCTAATCTTGCCAaaatctttgaaaaaataattt
The sequence above is drawn from the Cotesia glomerata isolate CgM1 linkage group LG4, MPM_Cglom_v2.3, whole genome shotgun sequence genome and encodes:
- the LOC123264345 gene encoding uncharacterized protein LOC123264345, producing MQFLSEESAWSKNIKFAWASILQLSFNNASINSPEKIQVYSASEKTIYGECPTNYIIDANHPEINETQDVFVKKFYSPSQCSKFNTLVSNSDESIYNTASHMLYGLKKEGDNFSLEEINSIGQFHFCPFRNENDTFYIHINVTYNLKEIVSSENSLLIADFNNSLLFHDWTYESSKSNYGENTASDLTSGRHDVNQKNLKDKIKQLLIIAANYIEKNQNEAKELNWEQGKTINKILRLLYQADILSLEEIFNSFKNASSQTEHTAGDLLKGILPHIGTAASSFFIKDLVKNKLVSDSTAMELLVKLPFYIREHSEILMELETLFDNESLDPKVRKSAILSYSTLISRTFGNKNNESLKKYQKAYYDHLINEKNYDFQQIYIFALGNILNGADSNYLAPIVKGVVKINPNPNGIRLLASRAIQTSLKSDYAFGSDLFWSIMADYTLPSTLRISAYEYLIYNAQSEADVLRIHWFIVYENSKHLYNYHCSLIRDLAVSSDPSEAQLKEITLKIWRFIDSPEKISDKMSISQTHNAVDDNGNGFKIRFSLIYNEEKNVIEQFYAEQIFFEGHKTVTNWGIYLNVEGMDYLLTLLNNDVVKIKGSFTQAFIIELIKKFPAAMAAMPDSHMVIVLFYKSRPVLSDYYTAQSWKNLKNDIDTVLKAFDTPSNNGTLNTSNQVTTLYDVFYHSLYEYNFINDLGIPFTFSGLSPAVYAVNVSRNESKEAKSIQTEIEAKMWLVREYGILMYNPFIDVWHIAVQTSIVLFRGSLENNVYLNSVLEFINADYPKQLDIKFIEADVIIIDKKSVAIDDDSSSPYSKYLIVTRDANNLKNTTTIVLNQNDQFEWQTTSFDCDNEAGIISSEQWLKQWLHNNYELDLFPISRELKNCGNFVKIQPIDKVTPSRFV